One Ricinus communis isolate WT05 ecotype wild-type chromosome 1, ASM1957865v1, whole genome shotgun sequence DNA window includes the following coding sequences:
- the LOC8276860 gene encoding outer mitochondrial transmembrane helix translocase isoform X1, giving the protein MGSSETTFLQKLALYAASAALSYLVLLAGLQHLDPNREVSKKKKKEIAKRLGRPLVQTNPYEDVIACDVINPDQIDVKFDSIGGLETIKQALYELVILPLKRPELFSHGKLLGPQKGVLLYGPPGTGKTMLAKAIARESGAVFINVRISNLMSKWFGDAQKLVAAVFSLAYKLQPAIIFIDEVDSFLGQRRSTDHEALTNMKTEFMALWDGFTTDHNARVMVLAATNRPSELDEAILRRLPQSFEIGIPDRRERAAILKVILKGERVNDSIDFDYIASLCEGYTGSDLLELCKKAAYFAIRDLLDEEKKGKNCSEPRPLSQTDLEKVLATSTKTKVAATEYTRSSSQPAGWSTSSDDYQVQATINELSKLVVSQILNLQSDSDAQDP; this is encoded by the exons atgggATCATCGGAGACGACGTTTTTGCAAAAATTAGCATTATACGCCGCAAGTGCAGCCTTAAGTTACCTTGTACTGCTTGCGGGGCTCCAACATCTTGACCCGAACCGCGAAGTttcgaagaagaagaagaaggaaatcGCGAAGCGCTTGGGTCGCCCTCTTGTCCAGACCAACCCCTATGAG GATGTGATAGCCTGCGATGTCATAAATCCTGATCAAATTGATGtgaaatttgattcaattggagGATTGGAAACTATTAAACAAGCTTTATATGAACTGGTGATTCTTCCACTAAAGAGACCTGAGCTCTTTTCACATGGGAAGCTTCTTGGTCCGCAAAAAGGTGTCTTATTGTATGGACCACCAGGTACCGGTAAAACTATGCTTGCCAAGGCTATTGCAAGAGAGTCTGGAGCTGTTTTTATTAATGTGAGGATCTCCAATCTGATGAGCAAGTGGTTTGGTGATGCACAAAAGCTCG TGGCTGCTGTTTTTAGCCTGGCTTATAAGCTTCAGCCTgctattatatttattgatgaAGTTGACAGTTTCTTGGGGCAGCGCCGTTCAACAGATCATGAGGCATTAACAAATATGAAGACTGAGTTCATGGCCTTGTGGGATGGGTTTACAACAGATC ACAATGCACGAGTGATGGTTCTTGCTGCAACAAATCGCCCATCAGAACTTGATGAAGCGATACTTCGGCGCCTCCCCCAGTCCTTTGAGATTGGGATCCCTGATCGCAGGGAGAGAGCTGCCATATTGAAGGTTATTTTGAAAGGTGAGAGAGTGAATGACAGCATTGACTTTGATTACATCGCAAGCTTGTGCGAAGGTTATACAGGTTCGGATCTACTTGAACTCTGCAAGAAAGCAGCTTACTTTGCTATCAGGGACTTGTTGGATGAAGAAAAGAAGGGGAAAAACTGCAGT GAACCAAGGCCACTGTCCCAGACAGATTTGGAGAAAGTGCTTGCTACATCAACTAAGACAAAGGTTGCTGCAACTGAGTACACTAGGTCAAGCTCACAACCAGCTGGATGGTCTACATCATCAGATGATTACCAGGTTCAAGCCACAATTAATGAACTCTCTAAGCTTGTAGTTTCTCAAATCTTGAACCTTCAGTCAGATTCAGATGCCCAGGACCCttga
- the LOC8276860 gene encoding outer mitochondrial transmembrane helix translocase isoform X2, with protein MGSSETTFLQKLALYAASAALSYLVLLAGLQHLDPNREVSKKKKKEIAKRLGRPLVQTNPYEDVIACDVINPDQIDVKFDSIGGLETIKQALYELVILPLKRPELFSHGKLLGPQKGVLLYGPPGTGKTMLAKAIARESGAVFINVRISNLMSKWFGDAQKLVAAVFSLAYKLQPAIIFIDEVDSFLGQRRSTDHEALTNMKTEFMALWDGFTTDHNARVMVLAATNRPSELDEAILRRLPQSFEIGIPDRRERAAILKVILKGERVNDSIDFDYIASLCEGYTGSDLLELCKKAAYFAIRDLLDEEKKGKNCSEPRPLSQTDLEKVLATSTKTKVAATEYTRSSSQPAGWSTSSDDYQEITEEK; from the exons atgggATCATCGGAGACGACGTTTTTGCAAAAATTAGCATTATACGCCGCAAGTGCAGCCTTAAGTTACCTTGTACTGCTTGCGGGGCTCCAACATCTTGACCCGAACCGCGAAGTttcgaagaagaagaagaaggaaatcGCGAAGCGCTTGGGTCGCCCTCTTGTCCAGACCAACCCCTATGAG GATGTGATAGCCTGCGATGTCATAAATCCTGATCAAATTGATGtgaaatttgattcaattggagGATTGGAAACTATTAAACAAGCTTTATATGAACTGGTGATTCTTCCACTAAAGAGACCTGAGCTCTTTTCACATGGGAAGCTTCTTGGTCCGCAAAAAGGTGTCTTATTGTATGGACCACCAGGTACCGGTAAAACTATGCTTGCCAAGGCTATTGCAAGAGAGTCTGGAGCTGTTTTTATTAATGTGAGGATCTCCAATCTGATGAGCAAGTGGTTTGGTGATGCACAAAAGCTCG TGGCTGCTGTTTTTAGCCTGGCTTATAAGCTTCAGCCTgctattatatttattgatgaAGTTGACAGTTTCTTGGGGCAGCGCCGTTCAACAGATCATGAGGCATTAACAAATATGAAGACTGAGTTCATGGCCTTGTGGGATGGGTTTACAACAGATC ACAATGCACGAGTGATGGTTCTTGCTGCAACAAATCGCCCATCAGAACTTGATGAAGCGATACTTCGGCGCCTCCCCCAGTCCTTTGAGATTGGGATCCCTGATCGCAGGGAGAGAGCTGCCATATTGAAGGTTATTTTGAAAGGTGAGAGAGTGAATGACAGCATTGACTTTGATTACATCGCAAGCTTGTGCGAAGGTTATACAGGTTCGGATCTACTTGAACTCTGCAAGAAAGCAGCTTACTTTGCTATCAGGGACTTGTTGGATGAAGAAAAGAAGGGGAAAAACTGCAGT GAACCAAGGCCACTGTCCCAGACAGATTTGGAGAAAGTGCTTGCTACATCAACTAAGACAAAGGTTGCTGCAACTGAGTACACTAGGTCAAGCTCACAACCAGCTGGATGGTCTACATCATCAGATGATTACCAG